CATAACCCGTGAGCCTTCAGTGAAGCCCCGGTGAAAACTCGCTACTACTGACGATAAATTCGGCAGAATCTGCTTGCAAGGAGCACAGGTGACGCGGTGACACTGAGGCCTTCGCAACGtgcgaaaaaacaaacaaacttgagGCTCCTGTCTACACCGTGAAGGTGGTTGGGCAGCGAAGCTGAAAAATGACACCAATCActcattgcgacgtcacttgaaaattcacacacgtggctctacaaagagtgaagccagagacaagtgaaatttACTTATGGtaccctttattacttcacaatgacattcacgactgcttcatgatcagtatgatatatgCTGAGAGTTTCAGTTCTGACTGTAGAGATACTCTTTGCTAAAGTTTAACTCAACCAACCGCCATAAATGGTGGTTGAGTTGCATTAGTGAAACACGTGAGTGCGAACTCTTACATGATGAATTGGATGAACAACTTGTTTGGCGGTTTTGGTATATCCACCTTAATTTCCCGGACAATGGTGTTATCCATCGCTATTGCGCATGAAGCACTCAATGTCAGCTTTGGGTGTATTCGGTGAGATGCATGCCATGAAAATTACGACTCCATCGCTTTTATTCACGGCACACACATCTCCGCAGTCGACATGGCCTGCATACATCATGCTGTTTGCACTTCAGACGAGGTCTTctaatgacgtcaacccctttcgaagcagctgcaaacctaatgtttaccggaatgcGTAAGACGGTGTTCCCActgttcacacgcgccttatcatccatcatgtgcttttgatgcttgttttgtgatTTTTCTTATTGAACACGAGTACTGAGGTGTATGCCTGATTTTAAAGGAGATACGCTGTCTCTATTAagtttttagcctggcgttttttgcgtacgacaacgacacgaaaactTCCTTGGATGGTAGAGGTACACagctcgctgcaaaaaaaaaaaaagtcttgctCTACCGACACTTTTGCACGCACACGAACACTGGGATATTATGTAACTGCATCTCGGCAGTTGAAACTAATTCAGCGGTCGAGAGCAAACGGGACCAAAGTTATAGCTTGCTGTGAACTGTAGCCGGATGGCTTCATTACAGTCGCAGTCGTTTTCAGCGCATTCTTGCTTTGCCCATTGCAGGTTAAATGCTGGAACGCAAAACACGGCTGCGGGACTGTGGTGGCTGCTGCCCTGCTCTCCGAGCATTTCCAGCGAGAATGTCGACACCACTCTGCACAGTGCCCCAAGTGTTCGGCCTCGGTTCTTTGCAGCGATGTGTGCGCACACCTGAGATCGGACTGTGCAACACAGTCGACGCCTCTTGCACCCGAGTGTGGCCATCAGCTCAACGACACGGAGGACACAGCACTCTCAACATCTTTCCAACGAGTCATTGAGCAGCAGGCTGTTGAAATGAGAACCCATCTAAGAGAGCTGGTTACTGATATTAAACTGCATGGTGATAGACTAAACGAAATCTCCCATGGGGTAAACACTTCTAAAGAAGCGCTCACAGGAAAACTGACGCAAGCAACGATCCAAATTCAAGAAAGTATGAAAACAGGTGTGCGCGAAATTGCCAGTGATAACGGGCAGTTAAAAGAGCACTTGATAACGCGGAATGATAACATTTCGAGCAGCCTAAAGGCACTGGAAGAAAAAATGAAGGATGAGTTGGTGGCCGCAACGAGACAGAGTAATGACAATTGCTCACGAATTCTGGCATCATTTCATGAAATTAAAGTTGAAACTGTGAATAAATGCGAGGAGACACTGCTCCGCATTCAGAAATTGCTCCCAAGGGATGAACCACGAGCAGAGCATGTGATCTTCGATGTCAAAGGAGTGAAATTACTCGAAGAAAAAGCGCTGACGCAAGGCTGGACCGCGTACAAGAGCGAGCAGGTGTACCTGTGTGGCTACTGCATGTCACCTGGACTGGGATTCTTTAGGGATGACGGATCTGTGCGCCTGTGTTTGGCGTTCACCTTGCATAAGGGCGACAACGACGACGCTGTTGAGTGGCCATTCCAGCACAAAATAAGGCTGGGGGTCATACACCCACTAGTAGGTGTGGCGCGATCCTTCGTTGAAATTAAGCCACGCCCTGAATGCAAAGAGGTGCAAAAGCCTACAACATCAAGTAACCCAGCAGGTTTTTCCGCATGTCCGTCGTTTAATCTTCGCGTTATGAAGGACAACGGCTTCGTGTTCGAGGACACACTTCGGTTTAAGTGGGAAGTACTGCCGTGAGCCTCGCCGCAGAAGGCGTCGGACGGAAGCCATTCCTTTCCTCTGGCATATCCATTCCAGCAGATTGTTGCTAATGAATAATTATGCAGCACAGAAAAATCCATCTGAAGCACAACACAGTCTTCATCTCGAATGATTTTGCTTCGAAGCAGCTTCATGTTCACCATTGTGTGTAACTTCACTTCTGTACTCTGATTGTGATGGCCACACAGGACTGACAACAGGAAGAGATCCCCTGCAGCTTAATAGGGGGTCAATGATTGTCTATGCTTTCGTGGCAATGGTACTGAATACGTCTGAGAAAGATAGATGACCTGTAGTGAAATGAACGGCCTCTTTTATTCAACATGTGACCTTGAACTAAGGCGAAATACTTGAGGAGAGAAATTACTAATAAAAAAAGTTCGCATTATGCTCCTATGATTCTTCTTTATTTTCGACCCCTGGTGTGCCATGAATTAGAACGCCTGTCTCGGAAAAGGCAACGTTGCAGCCGCGGATGTGCTTTGGCTTCATTTTTTGCCCTTCGGACACACAGCATCCGGTGTTCTACTGTTGTTCCCAAAACCTGCCACTGGTGGCCGTCTGATATGTAAGCAAAGTTTTAAAAACAAAAATGGGTTAGGAGTTGTGCGCGTCATTCGTTCCAGACCTGGTGTTTATGGATGAGCCTATCTAAGTGGCAAAACGACATTGCCGCGCGTGAGATGTTTCGCAGAAAGCGGACATTCGTGCCTGAGCACACTCGGCCGCAAGAGGAGTTCTTTTGCCTGTCATGATAAACACTTAATATTAATATCAGTGCGCACTTGGTCACCGCGGTCCGGTGGATCAAGAAACCTTTAGCATAGGAGCCTATTTATCTCATTTCCCCAAGCGTTGGCTGCAACTAACTTGAGGGCCTCGAGCATCTGGCAATTCATCGTTAGCATGCAAATGTTCCATTCACAAGTGGATGGAGTAAAGCTTAAAACCCCTTGCTTAATTACTTCTAAACCATACGCCTTGTAAAGACAGAGCTccacaaaataaaatttaaaaatttaatGTCACCCTGCTAAAAAATTATCCAGGTACCATAATTATTGTTCGGTCCGGGTCAACGAAGCAAAGCCAGAGTGTCTCGAAATGGTTTACGCCTGAACACAATAAACAGAGGAGCGAAGCAGTGGAGGTGTCACACCGGTTAAAAGATACTCGAAATGGACCTTTTAAAGGGTGCAACAAAAATGTGGAAACAATAGACAGCCACTTTAAATGACATGCTGCGTAGAGCAGTTGAATGAGTGATTTCCCGCTCTGAAAGTGCCATATTCCGTTCATCGAAGTTCTAATTTCTCGTTTTCATCTCCATGTATAACTTGACTCTATCGCCCTTCATCTGGCGCTGGTTCCTGAATTCCACGGCATGTGGCTGCGAGGGTTgactgcaattcacctgcagtgcacggccacgtgaTGGATGAGACATCCCCGACAGATTTCACATCAAGCTTAACTGATTTAACTACGGTTTACAGACAGGAAGGtaaagcataaattctcctgagggcaaataaacaaatgcgatttaattacaagcgccaacttcaaatgccagGCGAAGaaatggccgtagggattgctaacggcattgctacacggaagagactggtagaagctgccaGGGGTGGCTGCAATtgacctgcagtgcacggccacgtgaTGAATTAGACATCCCCGacagatttcacatcaagcgtaactgaTTTAACTACGGTTTACAGACAGGAAGGtaaagcataaattctcctgagggcaaataaacaaatgcgatttaattacaagcgccaacttcaaatgccagGCGAAGaaatggccgtagggattgctaacggcattgctacaCGGAAGAGACCGG
The genomic region above belongs to Amblyomma americanum isolate KBUSLIRL-KWMA chromosome 9, ASM5285725v1, whole genome shotgun sequence and contains:
- the LOC144105355 gene encoding TNF receptor-associated factor 6-like isoform X1, with amino-acid sequence MLYTLVGFSPELDWRPLLFAKPIPQHRVCGACGLVRKKTAFLPCMHVLCESCYGQCAQEGSRICPLDGCHFQDEDVERRECPAEEVLRREVKCWNAKHGCGTVVAAALLSEHFQRECRHHSAQCPKCSASVLCSDVCAHLRSDCATQSTPLAPECGHQLNDTEDTALSTSFQRVIEQQAVEMRTHLRELVTDIKLHGDRLNEISHGVNTSKEALTGKLTQATIQIQESMKTGVREIASDNGQLKEHLITRNDNISSSLKALEEKMKDELVAATRQSNDNCSRILASFHEIKVETVNKCEETLLRIQKLLPRDEPRAEHVIFDVKGVKLLEEKALTQGWTAYKSEQVYLCGYCMSPGLGFFRDDGSVRLCLAFTLHKGDNDDAVEWPFQHKIRLGVIHPLVGVARSFVEIKPRPECKEVQKPTTSSNPAGFSACPSFNLRVMKDNGFVFEDTLRFKWEVLP